In Entomomonas moraniae, one DNA window encodes the following:
- a CDS encoding class I SAM-dependent methyltransferase: MQSCINNEILKSITDYWDNRAQGYSESNVAELNSNKSTLWLETILSLAPQKSCLNILDIGTGPGFFAIILAKAGHNVTAIDATTAMLEQAKHNAQQENITIEFMSGDAHQLPFADNQFDLVINRNVTWNLKDPLTAYQDWYRVLAPQGRLIVFDANWYLHIFNDDYRQGYLNDRSNTQKMQVSDHYVNTDTKAMEDIARQLPLSQVIRPQWDAKVLLDIGFNQCYIDTTIGEQLWSQEEKINYGSTPMFVIMARK, encoded by the coding sequence ATGCAATCTTGTATTAATAATGAAATCCTAAAATCAATCACTGATTACTGGGATAACCGAGCACAAGGCTACAGTGAATCCAATGTGGCGGAGTTAAATAGCAATAAATCTACTCTCTGGCTAGAAACCATTCTTAGCCTAGCCCCTCAAAAAAGCTGTTTAAACATTCTTGATATCGGAACAGGCCCTGGATTTTTCGCTATTATCTTGGCAAAAGCAGGCCATAACGTAACTGCGATTGATGCTACCACAGCGATGCTTGAACAAGCTAAACACAATGCACAACAAGAGAATATTACCATTGAGTTTATGAGCGGTGACGCCCATCAACTACCTTTTGCGGATAACCAATTTGATCTGGTGATTAACCGTAACGTAACATGGAACTTAAAAGACCCACTAACAGCCTATCAAGACTGGTATCGTGTTTTAGCGCCACAGGGTCGACTCATTGTATTCGATGCTAACTGGTACCTGCACATATTCAACGATGACTATCGGCAAGGTTATTTAAATGACCGTAGTAATACTCAAAAAATGCAAGTGAGTGACCACTACGTTAATACCGATACTAAAGCAATGGAAGATATAGCACGCCAGCTCCCACTGAGCCAAGTAATACGCCCTCAATGGGATGCCAAAGTTTTATTAGATATTGGATTCAACCAATGCTATATTGATACAACCATTGGTGAACAACTGTGGAGTCAGGAAGAAAAAATCAATTACGGTTCAACCCCTATGTTTGTCATTATGGCTCGTAAATAA
- the yut gene encoding urea transporter yields MSAPSSTNAWNKLTEQNIIIQFIDVTLRGCGQVMFQNNPITGLLFFIAIFLGAYWGNLPQAGFACLLGTAIATLTAYFYDLDKVSLRAGLYGYNGCLVGIGLATFLNPSFYLWIVVIFGAIISVIATKSLADFLKSWGVAALTAPFVLVTWTILLASYTFFGIKGISLPHPVTPDQFTITSSQALPYLNILIPDIFRGISEVFLLSSMTVGIIFVIGLAFNSIAAALYAILGSFVSVLASYFLQADASSINVGLYSFSAVLTGIALGSTFNTPSLRVTIYTIIGIIFTVFVQGALDTALAPIGIPSLTMPFVLATWLFLVSNKSFMSKDNQ; encoded by the coding sequence ATGTCAGCCCCCTCCTCAACCAACGCTTGGAACAAGTTAACAGAACAAAACATCATCATCCAGTTTATTGACGTAACACTGCGTGGTTGTGGTCAGGTGATGTTTCAAAACAATCCGATCACAGGGCTACTTTTTTTTATTGCCATCTTTTTAGGTGCTTATTGGGGAAACCTCCCACAAGCAGGCTTTGCTTGCCTTTTAGGAACAGCAATTGCAACACTCACCGCCTACTTTTATGACTTGGATAAAGTTTCTTTAAGAGCGGGGCTCTATGGTTATAACGGATGCTTAGTGGGCATTGGTTTAGCTACTTTTCTAAACCCATCCTTTTATTTATGGATTGTGGTGATATTTGGCGCAATTATCTCAGTTATTGCCACAAAATCATTAGCTGATTTTCTCAAATCTTGGGGCGTTGCCGCCTTAACGGCTCCCTTTGTACTAGTCACTTGGACAATTCTATTAGCAAGCTATACTTTTTTTGGTATCAAGGGCATCTCACTCCCCCACCCAGTCACGCCTGATCAATTCACCATTACGAGTTCACAAGCTCTGCCTTACTTAAACATCCTCATCCCTGATATATTTCGAGGTATTTCTGAAGTATTTTTACTCAGTAGCATGACTGTTGGTATCATCTTTGTGATTGGGCTGGCGTTCAACTCAATTGCGGCGGCACTGTATGCTATACTCGGTTCATTTGTATCTGTTCTTGCCTCTTATTTTTTACAAGCTGATGCAAGCTCTATTAATGTAGGTCTATACTCATTCAGTGCTGTATTAACTGGTATCGCTTTAGGGTCAACCTTTAATACTCCTAGCTTACGCGTGACTATTTATACGATTATTGGTATTATCTTTACCGTGTTTGTGCAAGGTGCTTTAGATACAGCGTTGGCGCCTATCGGTATCCCAAGCTTAACAATGCCCTTTGTGTTAGCAACGTGGTTATTTCTTGTCTCTAATAAAAGTTTTATGAGCAAAGATAACCAATAA
- a CDS encoding urease accessory protein UreD has translation MIELRDEIKDNPSRTHAHLLGKQAPEMAAFQNEPKQMDSGAIGKTGYLKLRFAKGEYRSELVELERRVPSLVQKALYWDEEMPDLPCVTMISTSGCLLQGDRQALDIIVEKDACAHVTTQSATKIHMMDANYASQVQHITVAENGYLELMPDPIIPHRTARFITDTEINLHPSATVIYSEILQSGRKYHHHDEQFGFDIFSSRISAKYLDQDNQITPDYKKELFVEKYILEPKKSELSTTGVMGPFDIFGNVILLTPKIYHQAILERLEAKYDVENHIAFGASQLPNESGIIFKALANESLKIKQVIRHFWQVAREEVKGIALPQPFLWR, from the coding sequence ATGATAGAGCTAAGAGATGAAATAAAAGATAACCCCAGTCGTACCCATGCGCATCTTCTGGGTAAACAGGCACCAGAAATGGCAGCCTTCCAAAATGAACCCAAACAAATGGATAGCGGTGCTATTGGCAAAACAGGTTACCTAAAACTACGCTTTGCTAAAGGCGAATATCGTAGCGAGCTTGTCGAGTTAGAGCGACGCGTTCCCTCCCTTGTACAAAAGGCATTGTACTGGGATGAGGAAATGCCAGACCTACCTTGTGTCACCATGATATCAACCTCGGGTTGCTTACTACAAGGCGATCGCCAAGCACTAGACATTATTGTTGAAAAAGATGCCTGTGCACATGTCACCACTCAGTCAGCGACTAAAATTCATATGATGGACGCTAACTACGCCTCACAAGTACAGCATATTACTGTAGCTGAAAATGGCTATTTAGAACTTATGCCAGATCCTATTATTCCTCATCGAACCGCACGCTTTATCACTGATACTGAGATTAACTTGCACCCGAGTGCCACAGTAATTTACTCAGAAATTTTACAATCTGGTCGCAAATACCACCATCATGATGAACAGTTCGGCTTTGATATTTTTTCATCGCGCATCAGTGCTAAATACTTAGACCAAGATAACCAAATAACGCCTGACTATAAAAAAGAATTATTTGTTGAAAAATACATTCTAGAACCTAAAAAAAGTGAGCTAAGCACCACCGGCGTCATGGGGCCTTTCGATATTTTTGGCAATGTTATCTTACTGACACCCAAAATATACCATCAAGCTATTCTAGAACGCTTAGAGGCAAAATATGATGTAGAAAATCATATCGCATTTGGTGCGTCACAACTCCCTAATGAAAGTGGCATTATTTTTAAGGCCCTAGCCAACGAGAGCCTAAAAATAAAACAAGTTATTCGCCATTTCTGGCAAGTTGCACGAGAAGAAGTCAAAGGCATTGCCCTGCCACAGCCATTTTTATGGCGATAG
- the ureG gene encoding urease accessory protein UreG, producing MKKITRIGIGGPVGSGKTAIIEVITPILIQRGIKPLIITNDIVTTEDAKQVKRTLKGILDEEKILGVETGACPHTAVREDPSMNIAAVEDMEARFPDSDVIMIESGGDNLTLTFSPALADFYIYVIDVAEGEKIPRKNGPGLVQADILVINKIDLAPYVGASLDVMESDTKVVRGNRPYILTNCKTGQGVTELVDMIMDKFLFTHQSQEQKA from the coding sequence ATGAAAAAGATAACAAGAATTGGTATTGGTGGCCCTGTAGGCTCTGGAAAAACAGCGATTATTGAGGTAATTACCCCCATATTAATTCAACGCGGCATAAAACCTTTAATTATTACCAATGATATTGTCACCACTGAAGATGCGAAACAAGTGAAACGCACCCTCAAGGGTATTTTAGATGAAGAAAAAATCCTTGGTGTGGAAACCGGTGCTTGCCCTCATACCGCGGTACGTGAAGACCCTAGTATGAATATTGCAGCGGTTGAAGATATGGAAGCACGCTTTCCTGATAGCGATGTCATCATGATCGAAAGTGGCGGTGATAATTTAACCTTAACTTTTAGCCCTGCACTGGCTGATTTTTACATCTATGTGATTGATGTGGCAGAAGGTGAAAAGATTCCTCGCAAAAATGGACCAGGTTTAGTACAAGCTGATATTTTAGTCATCAATAAAATCGACTTAGCACCCTATGTTGGTGCAAGCCTAGATGTCATGGAAAGTGACACCAAAGTGGTACGAGGTAACCGCCCTTACATATTAACTAACTGCAAAACAGGCCAAGGGGTAACTGAATTGGTCGATATGATTATGGATAAATTCTTATTTACTCATCAATCACAAGAGCAAAAGGCATGA
- a CDS encoding urease accessory protein UreF, with translation MMKASELIRIMQFGDSALPIGAFTFSNGVEAAIQTGVVHDTDSLKSFVRTALKQAAECDGIALVAAHRAALTENHQDLMKIDWAVNNRKLNEEARLMTVRMGKKLAELSVHIIENPLLQWWLEQIKTNNTLGTQPVTQAIVMAIQGIKERDVVVIHQYGIAMTILSAAIRLMRITHFETQHILFELNEEIESFCDMAASGDINQMSSYTPIIDVLAAVHTKSFVRLFMN, from the coding sequence ATGATGAAAGCCTCTGAACTTATTCGTATTATGCAGTTTGGTGATTCTGCACTGCCTATCGGTGCATTCACATTCTCTAATGGTGTCGAGGCGGCGATACAAACAGGTGTAGTCCATGATACCGACAGTCTAAAAAGCTTTGTGAGAACCGCATTAAAACAAGCCGCCGAGTGTGACGGCATTGCTTTAGTCGCAGCCCATCGAGCAGCTTTAACTGAAAACCATCAAGACCTAATGAAAATCGATTGGGCAGTCAATAATCGAAAACTCAATGAAGAAGCGCGGCTAATGACCGTTCGCATGGGTAAAAAGTTAGCTGAACTCTCCGTGCATATTATCGAAAACCCCTTATTACAATGGTGGCTCGAGCAGATAAAGACTAACAATACCTTAGGTACACAACCCGTTACCCAAGCCATTGTGATGGCAATTCAAGGTATTAAAGAACGTGATGTGGTGGTGATACATCAATACGGTATTGCCATGACAATTCTGAGTGCAGCTATCCGCCTAATGCGTATTACCCATTTCGAAACACAACATATTTTATTTGAATTAAACGAAGAAATTGAATCCTTTTGTGATATGGCGGCCTCTGGCGATATCAACCAAATGTCCTCGTACACCCCGATTATTGATGTACTTGCCGCAGTACACACTAAATCGTTCGTACGATTATTTATGAATTAA
- the ureE gene encoding urease accessory protein UreE (involved in the assembly of the urease metallocenter; possible nickel donor), whose translation MILVEQILGNAHKDNEWKQKIANATVDLLVLDQWEAQKSRCRKQTQAGLDIGISLDRHVLLSDGDIILFDESNQTAVVVQITLRDVMVIDLNSLKGDTPEQQILISFELGHALGNQHWKAVIKDNKVYVPLTVSEKVMSSVMRTHGFSDNTYQFVKGSTILPLLTNAEARLLFGGAEDTGTHVHVEHKHSHDHDHGHDHPHDHDHHHPHTHKH comes from the coding sequence ATGATCTTAGTTGAACAGATCCTTGGCAACGCCCATAAAGATAACGAGTGGAAACAAAAAATAGCCAATGCCACTGTCGATCTCCTTGTTCTTGATCAATGGGAAGCTCAAAAAAGTCGATGCCGCAAGCAAACACAAGCAGGACTTGACATAGGCATCTCGCTTGATCGCCACGTTTTATTAAGCGATGGCGATATTATTTTATTTGATGAATCAAACCAAACTGCCGTTGTGGTACAAATTACCCTGCGTGATGTAATGGTTATCGATTTAAACTCTCTCAAAGGCGACACCCCAGAACAGCAAATTCTAATCAGCTTTGAACTAGGCCATGCCTTAGGTAACCAACATTGGAAGGCCGTTATAAAAGACAACAAAGTTTATGTACCCTTAACCGTGAGCGAAAAGGTCATGAGCTCTGTTATGCGTACACATGGCTTTAGCGACAATACCTATCAGTTCGTTAAAGGCAGCACCATTCTTCCCCTACTCACAAATGCAGAAGCCCGTTTACTGTTTGGTGGGGCTGAAGACACTGGAACACACGTTCATGTTGAACATAAGCATTCTCATGACCACGACCATGGACATGATCACCCGCATGACCATGATCATCATCACCCTCACACGCATAAGCACTAG